One genomic segment of Microcella indica includes these proteins:
- the ffh gene encoding signal recognition particle protein, with translation MATFGTLSDRLTSTFSALRTKGKLSPADVDGTVREIRRALLDADVALPVVKDFTAAVRERALGDEVNKALNPAQQVVQIVNDELVGILGGEQRRLQFAKTPPTVIMLAGLQGAGKTTLAGKLAKWLKADGHTPILVAADLQRPNAVQQLQVVGEQAGVAVYAPEPGNGVGDPVKVAKNAIKHARDKQHDVVIVDTAGRLGVDAELMKQAANIRKAVDPDEVLFVIDAMIGQDAVSTAKAFQEGVDFTGVVLSKLDGDARGGAALSVASITGRPIMFASTGEGLDDFEPFHPDRMASRILDLGDILTLIEQAQKSFDEEDAKRTAEKFATDSFTLEDFLAQMQQLKSMGSLKGMLGMLPGARGMKDQLENFDEGELTRTEAIIQSMTPKERQLPKLLNGSRRLRIARGSGTTVTEVNALVNRFEQAAKMMKTMAKGGMPQMPGMGPMPGMGGGGGAATARKAAAKKKGKGKSRSGNPAKRAAEEAARAQGLSAGGGTGASGSSFGLGGGAATGEKQPTPEELEALQKFLGR, from the coding sequence ATGGCAACTTTCGGCACGCTCTCCGACCGGCTCACCTCGACCTTCAGCGCTTTGCGCACGAAGGGCAAGCTCAGCCCGGCCGACGTCGACGGCACTGTGCGCGAAATCCGTCGAGCTCTGCTCGATGCCGATGTCGCTCTCCCGGTCGTCAAAGACTTCACCGCTGCGGTGCGCGAGCGCGCTCTCGGCGACGAGGTCAACAAGGCGCTCAACCCGGCGCAGCAGGTCGTGCAGATCGTCAATGACGAGCTCGTCGGCATCCTCGGCGGCGAGCAGCGCCGCCTGCAGTTCGCGAAGACCCCGCCGACGGTGATCATGCTCGCGGGCCTCCAGGGGGCGGGCAAGACGACGCTCGCGGGCAAGCTCGCTAAGTGGCTCAAGGCCGACGGTCACACGCCGATCCTCGTCGCGGCCGACCTCCAGCGCCCGAACGCCGTGCAGCAGCTGCAGGTTGTGGGCGAGCAGGCGGGTGTCGCGGTCTACGCTCCCGAGCCCGGCAACGGGGTCGGCGACCCGGTGAAGGTTGCGAAGAACGCGATCAAGCACGCTCGAGACAAGCAGCACGATGTCGTGATCGTCGACACCGCCGGTCGTCTCGGTGTCGACGCCGAGCTCATGAAGCAGGCGGCGAACATCCGCAAGGCCGTCGACCCCGACGAGGTGCTCTTCGTCATCGACGCGATGATCGGTCAAGACGCGGTGAGCACGGCGAAGGCGTTCCAGGAGGGCGTCGACTTCACGGGCGTCGTGCTGTCGAAGCTGGATGGCGACGCGCGCGGCGGCGCCGCGCTGAGCGTCGCGAGCATCACGGGCCGCCCCATCATGTTCGCCTCCACCGGTGAGGGCCTCGACGACTTCGAGCCGTTCCACCCGGATCGCATGGCGAGCCGCATCCTCGACCTCGGTGACATCCTCACGCTCATCGAGCAGGCGCAGAAGTCCTTCGACGAGGAGGACGCGAAGCGCACGGCGGAGAAGTTCGCGACCGACAGCTTCACGCTCGAAGACTTCCTTGCGCAGATGCAGCAGCTCAAGTCGATGGGGTCCCTCAAGGGCATGCTCGGCATGCTGCCCGGTGCGCGGGGCATGAAGGATCAGCTGGAGAACTTCGACGAGGGGGAGCTCACGCGCACGGAAGCGATCATCCAGTCGATGACACCGAAGGAGCGCCAGCTGCCCAAGCTCCTCAACGGCTCGCGCCGCTTGCGCATCGCTCGCGGTTCTGGAACGACGGTGACCGAGGTCAACGCCCTCGTGAACCGCTTCGAGCAGGCCGCGAAGATGATGAAGACGATGGCGAAGGGCGGCATGCCCCAGATGCCGGGCATGGGCCCCATGCCCGGCATGGGCGGCGGCGGGGGAGCGGCGACGGCCCGCAAGGCCGCGGCCAAGAAGAAGGGCAAGGGCAAGTCGCGGTCGGGCAACCCCGCGAAGCGGGCGGCGGAGGAGGCCGCTCGCGCGCAGGGGCTGAGTGCCGGTGGTGGCACGGGCGCATCCGGCAGCAGCTTCGGCCTCGGCGGCGGGGCCGCGACCGGCGAGAAGCAGCCGACGCCGGAGGAGCTCGAGGCCCTGCAGAAGTTCCTCGGCCGCTGA
- a CDS encoding DUF3039 domain-containing protein has translation MATLDEPGQGGGTDVLDRELEKLLEDRQLDDGDHERFSHYVPKDKILESALTGKPVRALCGKKWTPGRDPEKFPICPDCKKIYERMRDE, from the coding sequence ATGGCGACACTCGACGAGCCCGGCCAGGGCGGCGGCACCGACGTTCTCGACCGCGAGCTCGAGAAGCTGCTGGAGGACCGGCAGCTCGACGACGGCGACCACGAGCGCTTCTCGCACTACGTGCCGAAGGATAAGATTCTCGAATCCGCGCTCACCGGCAAGCCCGTGCGGGCGCTGTGCGGCAAGAAGTGGACTCCGGGGCGCGACCCCGAGAAGTTCCCGATCTGCCCCGACTGCAAGAAGATCTACGAGCGCATGCGCGACGAGTAG
- a CDS encoding LLM class F420-dependent oxidoreductase: MTTRPVRLGVQLAPQHAPYELIRDTATELEELGVDILFTWDHFFPLSGEPDGLHFESWTMLAALAEQTSRVELGALVNCNSYRNPSLQADMARTIDHISAKGGTGRFLFGTGSGWFERDYVEYGFEFGTVGERLDALARDLPIIRSRWQALNPQPTREIPILIGGGGEKKTLRIVAEHADIWHSFSDAPTLERKLGVLAEHGRTVGRDTSEIETSVEVRSRTMAEADELRAMGASLFTLGITGPRYDLAKVREWLAWRDDQR, from the coding sequence ATGACGACTCGACCCGTGCGCCTCGGCGTGCAGCTCGCCCCGCAGCACGCGCCCTACGAACTCATCCGCGACACGGCGACCGAGCTCGAGGAGCTCGGCGTCGACATCCTCTTCACCTGGGACCACTTCTTCCCGCTCAGCGGCGAGCCCGACGGCCTGCACTTCGAGTCGTGGACGATGCTCGCAGCCCTCGCCGAGCAGACCAGCCGCGTCGAGCTCGGCGCGCTCGTGAACTGCAACAGCTACCGCAATCCGAGCCTGCAGGCCGACATGGCCCGCACGATCGACCACATCAGCGCGAAGGGCGGCACGGGCCGCTTCCTCTTCGGCACGGGTTCGGGCTGGTTCGAGCGCGACTACGTCGAGTACGGCTTCGAATTCGGCACGGTGGGGGAGCGACTGGATGCTCTCGCGCGAGACCTGCCGATCATCCGGTCGCGCTGGCAGGCCCTGAACCCGCAGCCCACGCGCGAGATCCCCATCCTCATCGGTGGGGGCGGCGAGAAGAAGACTCTCCGCATCGTGGCCGAGCACGCCGACATCTGGCACTCGTTCAGCGACGCGCCCACGCTCGAGCGCAAGCTCGGCGTCCTCGCCGAGCACGGGCGCACGGTGGGCCGCGACACGAGCGAGATCGAGACATCGGTCGAGGTGCGCAGCCGCACGATGGCGGAGGCGGACGAACTGCGGGCGATGGGCGCGAGCCTCTTCACGCTGGGCATCACGGGGCCCCGCTACGACCTCGCGAAGGTGCGCGAGTGGCTTGCCTGGCGGGACGACCAGCGCTGA
- a CDS encoding gamma carbonic anhydrase family protein produces MRRTIFGYTPEVAPTAFIADNATLVGDVHVHAHAVIMYGAVLRADRARIELGEGSNLQDNVSVHGDPGKPTIVGRGVSVGHAAMLHGCTIEDDCLIGMSATVLNGAVIGRESLVAAGTVVLEGTTVPPRSLVAGVPGKVRRELTDDEVAAIRANADTYRMLGTEHAAARDAE; encoded by the coding sequence ATGCGCCGCACGATCTTCGGCTACACGCCCGAGGTGGCCCCCACCGCTTTCATCGCCGACAACGCGACCCTCGTCGGCGATGTGCACGTGCACGCGCACGCCGTCATCATGTACGGCGCTGTGCTGCGCGCCGACCGCGCCCGCATCGAGCTCGGCGAGGGCTCCAACCTGCAAGACAACGTGTCGGTGCACGGCGATCCCGGCAAGCCCACGATCGTCGGTCGCGGCGTGAGCGTGGGTCACGCCGCGATGCTGCACGGGTGCACGATCGAGGACGACTGTCTCATCGGGATGAGCGCGACCGTGCTCAACGGCGCCGTCATCGGCCGCGAGTCGCTCGTCGCCGCCGGCACCGTCGTGCTCGAGGGCACGACGGTGCCGCCTCGCTCACTCGTCGCCGGCGTGCCCGGCAAGGTTCGTCGCGAGCTGACGGACGACGAGGTGGCGGCGATCCGCGCCAACGCCGACACGTACCGGATGCTCGGCACCGAGCACGCCGCCGCCCGCGACGCCGAGTAG
- a CDS encoding ABC transporter ATP-binding protein, with protein MESSSPAAQGSSSSRKPAKPAKPVKPASRRTEKPEVATPGPKKPAGAKPRAKKAAPSTTAPRAQRASRSKPEPPPVVVEVTSLRKTYGSTIAVDDIDLTVRRGSMFGVVGPNGAGKTTTLSMITGLLRPDSGTVLVADSDVWRDPIAAKRVTGVLPDRMRLFDRLTGAQLLYYCGMLHGLDRSTASSRTEDLGIALGIEGSLNRPVRDYSIGMVKKISLAAAMIHSPRVLVLDEPFESVDPVSTSQAIDLLRRYTASGGTVLLSSHNMALVERVCDSVAVIVDGSVLAVGTLDEVRGKQSLEERFVELAGGRVAVEGLEWLTTFSD; from the coding sequence GTGGAATCCTCGTCGCCGGCCGCTCAGGGCTCGAGCTCGTCCCGCAAGCCCGCGAAGCCCGCGAAGCCGGTGAAGCCCGCATCGCGGCGCACCGAGAAGCCCGAAGTCGCGACGCCCGGCCCGAAGAAGCCGGCCGGGGCGAAGCCGCGTGCGAAGAAGGCCGCCCCGTCGACGACAGCGCCGAGGGCTCAGCGGGCTTCTCGTTCGAAGCCCGAACCGCCACCGGTCGTCGTCGAGGTGACATCCCTGCGCAAGACCTACGGCTCCACGATCGCCGTCGACGACATCGACCTCACGGTGCGTCGCGGCTCGATGTTCGGGGTCGTCGGGCCTAACGGCGCGGGCAAGACCACGACGCTGTCCATGATCACGGGGCTGCTGCGGCCCGACTCCGGCACTGTGCTCGTCGCCGACTCCGACGTCTGGCGCGACCCGATCGCCGCCAAGAGGGTCACCGGGGTCCTGCCCGACCGCATGCGGCTCTTCGACCGACTCACCGGAGCGCAGCTGCTGTACTACTGCGGCATGCTGCACGGTCTCGATCGCTCGACGGCGTCCTCGCGCACGGAGGACCTCGGCATCGCGCTCGGTATCGAGGGCTCCCTCAACCGACCGGTGCGCGACTACTCCATCGGCATGGTCAAGAAGATCTCGCTCGCCGCAGCGATGATCCACTCTCCGCGCGTCCTCGTGCTCGACGAGCCCTTCGAGTCGGTCGACCCCGTGTCGACCTCGCAGGCGATCGATCTGCTGCGGCGGTATACGGCCAGCGGGGGCACGGTGCTGCTGTCGAGCCACAACATGGCGCTCGTCGAGCGCGTGTGCGACAGCGTCGCCGTCATCGTCGACGGCTCCGTGCTCGCCGTCGGCACGCTCGACGAGGTGCGCGGGAAGCAGTCGCTCGAGGAGCGCTTCGTCGAGCTCGCCGGCGGTCGCGTCGCGGTGGAGGGTCTCGAGTGGTTGACCACATTCTCCGACTGA
- the ftsY gene encoding signal recognition particle-docking protein FtsY encodes MAESAGGWRLGGAMRGLFTRPTIDEGTWDDLETALIGADFGPDVTDEILDQLQEQVNRFRTTHPADLKRMLREALEERLAAFDPTLTLSDRPAVVLVVGVNGVGKTTTIGKFAQFLTSRGRSVVVGAADTFRAAAVDQLATWAERAGADVVRPQQQGQDPASVAYQTVDHATRTGTDIAIIDTAGRLQTKSGLMDELAKVRRVVEKLGPIAEVLLVLDGTTGQNGVAQAEAFIEHAGVTGLVVTKLDGSAKGGFVLRVQQQTGIPIKLIGQGEGIGDLTGFTPHVFAASLVP; translated from the coding sequence ATGGCGGAGAGTGCGGGTGGTTGGCGGCTCGGGGGAGCGATGCGCGGGCTGTTCACGCGCCCGACCATCGACGAGGGCACGTGGGACGACCTCGAGACGGCGCTCATCGGCGCCGATTTCGGCCCTGACGTGACCGACGAGATCCTGGACCAGCTCCAGGAGCAGGTGAACCGGTTCCGCACGACGCACCCGGCCGACCTGAAGCGGATGCTGCGTGAGGCTCTCGAGGAGCGTCTCGCCGCCTTCGACCCCACCCTCACGCTCAGCGACCGCCCCGCCGTCGTGCTGGTGGTCGGCGTCAACGGGGTCGGCAAGACCACGACGATCGGCAAGTTCGCCCAGTTTCTCACCAGCAGGGGTCGCAGTGTCGTCGTCGGTGCGGCCGACACCTTCCGCGCCGCGGCGGTCGACCAGCTCGCGACATGGGCCGAGCGTGCGGGAGCCGACGTCGTGCGCCCCCAGCAGCAGGGCCAGGATCCGGCGAGCGTCGCCTACCAGACCGTCGACCACGCGACTCGCACCGGCACCGACATCGCGATCATCGACACGGCGGGCAGGCTGCAGACCAAATCGGGCCTCATGGATGAACTGGCCAAAGTTCGCCGCGTCGTCGAGAAGCTCGGCCCCATCGCCGAGGTGCTCCTCGTGCTCGACGGCACGACGGGTCAGAACGGGGTCGCTCAGGCGGAGGCGTTCATCGAGCACGCGGGCGTCACGGGCCTGGTCGTGACGAAGCTCGACGGTTCGGCCAAGGGCGGCTTCGTGCTGCGCGTGCAGCAGCAGACGGGCATCCCGATCAAGCTCATCGGGCAGGGCGAGGGCATCGGCGACCTGACGGGCTTCACCCCCCACGTCTTCGCGGCGAGCCTCGTCCCGTAG